Proteins encoded within one genomic window of Plasmodium malariae genome assembly, contig: PmUG01_00_21, whole genome shotgun sequence:
- the PmUG01_00041300 gene encoding fam-m protein: MEQRIKLLFFIKFSKFMLLIWICHFYNDISSFNNILEDNLNLIRKLEIRNYRLLAKYKKKKDLNIVSLKEDIADNRECEKKAIYNNENVFTKEKKQSNRCPLNKAQYYTEFVDYNNGIFDGKYFHFEKKWIKKKDYDSFLEKKRRMRDIKLKKIKFRSYGFGVFIFFLFFLFGIGLPILKGLDYLKEVLSPLDNLLQSAGGAKKYSF, from the exons atGGAACAAAGAATTaagttacttttttttattaagtttTCAAAGTTTATGCTTTTAATATGGATATGTCATTTTTACAATGATATA agctcctttaacaatattttggaagataatttaaatcttattagaaaattagaaataagaaattaccgattactagcaaaatataaaaagaaaaaggattTAAATATTGTATCGTTAAAGGAAGATATAGCAGACAACAGAGAGTGCGAGAAAAAagcaatatataataatgaaaatgtgttcacaaaagaaaagaaacaaTCTAATAGATGCCCATTAAATAAGGCGCAATACTACACAGAATTTGtggattataataatggaatttttgatggaaaatattttcattttgaaaagaaatggattaagaaaaaagattatgattcttttcttgaaaaaaaaaggagaatgagagatataaaattaaaaaaaatcaaatttaGAAGTTACGGATTTGgagttttcatattttttctttttttcttgtttggAATAGGATTACCCATATTAAAAGGATTAGATTATTTGAAAGAAGTGTTATCACCTTTGGATAATCTTCTACAATCAGCTGGAGGGGCAAAAAAGTACTCTTTTTAA
- the PmUG01_00041400 gene encoding Plasmodium exported protein, unknown function, producing MKQKNKFFFLTLLIWIFNYSYERTNFDKSCNKKISFNNTSKIRPNRLLYGESNADSQEAVFNLKKYFKDDFENSSNSLIFKDNSENTYDSLSSIDYLNEVNEELKKKPIQRKKYKSTENNISPLTSPHSNRLDSQFEIELPKQLHNEHKRSNMFTRKSKEIITRKMLKDFTPYILSSVILIMSTISKSSSGIYISYVLLLLSVLYLVYRIFNNFNKGFDNISIIRKNLLNTPKHNSI from the exons atgaaacaaaaaaataaattcttctTCCTTACCCTTTTAATATGgatatttaattattcctATGAA CGAACTAACTTTGACAAATcatgcaataaaaaaatcagCTTTAATAATACATCAAAAATAAGACCAAACAGATTATTATATGGGGAATCAAATGCAGATTCTCAAGAGGCCGtctttaatttaaaaaaatattttaaagatgATTTTGAGAACTCAAgtaattcattaatatttaaggATAATTCTGAAAATACCTATGATTCATTATCATCTATTGATTACCTTAATGAAGTTAATGAAGAACTAAAGAAAAAACCAATTcaacgaaaaaaatataagtcaacagaaaataatatatcaccATTAACAAGTCCACATTCAAACAGATTAGATTCACAATTTGAAATAGAACTACCAAAACAATTACATAATGAACATAAAAGGTCAAATATGTTTACTCGTAAATctaaagaaattattactaGAAAAATGCTTAAAGATTTTACgccatatatattaagctCTGTCATTTTGATAATGTCCACTATATCTAAATCGAGTtcaggtatatatatatcatatgtattattgttattatcagTGTTATATTTAGTCTAtagaatatttaataattttaataaggGTTTTGATAATATATCAATTATACGTAAGAACTTGTTAAACACTCCTAAGCATAattctatataa